GGGGTGCCCTCTCTGTAGCCTGCACTCTTGATGGCAGAGGTCCGTGCTGACATGTCTGTGATGTTTGATCAGAGCCTGTCACGCCCGCAGGGCTGTGAGCCCCAGGAGGGCAAAGGAGAACAGGGGGGCCTGAAGGAGGCACCCCTCAATCTTGGCTTAAAGACTGAAGGAGTGAACGAGTCTCCAGAAGGGGGTCCCCCTTCCCTGGCCTGGCTGCCTGCTCTGAGAAGGCAGAGGTGTCACCTGGGCCTCCTCCTGGGGTGGCTGAGAAATAGCTGCGGGTGAGGAGTGTGGCCCCTGCCCTGGGCAGCCTCTGCCTTCTGGAAGCAGAAAGAAGGACAAAGGGAGTGGGAGGGTGCAGCCTGGCGGGGCAGCCGGAGATTGGGATCTGCCCCACCCTCAGGTACTCACTGCCCCGGGAACCTGTTCGTGCCGGCCTCGCACCACCAAGCCTCTGTCTTGCGGGCTGAAGCTATATAAAGCCGCCCTGAGGTCCGCTCCACCACTGTCTGCCTGTGACCATGAAGGCTGTCCTCCTCGCCCTGCTGCTCACTGGCTTGGCCCTGCAGCCAGGTGAGACCTCGGCCGGCCACGGGGCAGGGCCgggggagcaggggtgggggcaaTCGAGGGAGGCCAGAGGGGCTTCCAGAGAGGGAACCCAGCccagagggcagagagaggaggaggagtgggatAGGGAGGAGGGAGGTCAGGTGGAAGGAAAGGGAGGCAGCCGCGGGAAGGAGGGGTGTTCGTTGCCCACGTCCCCTCCGGGGCAGCTCTTGGAGCAGCCAGGATGCAGTCGGACTCACCCCGCGGTCGGCCCCCAGCTGTCTCCCAAGGCAGACGTAGGTGGGCAGCACAGGTGTCTCTCCACCACCGTGGGGCAGGGTCTGGCTCTTGGAggtgcagacagacagacagaggcacagagaaccTGTGGTGGGGTGGGAGGCACAGGGGCAAAAAGCCTCAAGTTAAGAAGCGCCACAGAGGGAAGGCGGGAAGACTGGaatgggggcagggctgggagtggTCCCGAGAGGACCGGGTCCTGGTGCCCGGGCTGAGTCTGGACTCCAGGCCTGGCTTGGTCTCTCCTGGTCCCTGGGTAATCACTAAACCTTTCAGAGCCTCAGCTGCttcttctggaaaatgggaatcACAACATTGGCCCCCAGGGACCTCAAGGGTCCCCAGTGTGTGTGGTGATGAGCACAGGGCTGGTGGCATGGAGCCCTACTGGCACTGAGGTGATTGGATCCGGTAGCATGATTGTTTTGACCAAGGGGAGACCTAATCATCATGACAGCTGAAGCAATTACCCCAGGGACAAAGCAGGACCAGGCCCGGGGCCACCCCTGGTCTCATAGCACAGGCTGTTAGGGACAAGGATGGGAGGGTCTTGATGCCTGGTGGCATGGAAAATTCCAGGAAGGATCCTGGCCACCCTGCCCTCACCTGCCCGGTGCCCAGCGGGACAAGCTGCTGGGTGGGGTCAGCCAGTCCCCAAGCTGAGGCTCGTCACTACCCTCCTCCCAGGAGTGTGGGCATCTCAATGGGGCTTTAAAACCCTCAGCAGCAGGCCGGGACATTGCTGGTGGGTTCCAGGCACCGTGACAGGGAGTGGGCAGGGGGCTGCCCTGGGTGGACTCTGATGAGTGCAGTACCCTCCTGGTGAGGGGTGTCCAAGTTTGCGGCAGGTTCTTGTTCCCAGCTGCTCCTTCACGTTTCCAGCAGCCTGGAAGGGGCCAGACAGCACTCCTCGCCCCATGGGTGGGCAGGCTGGGCAGCCTCTGAGCCACCCCCCTCCACAGGCACCGCCCTGCAGTGCTACTCCTGCACAGCCCAGGTGAAGAACCAGGACTGCCAGAACGTGCAGAACTGCACCAGCTCCGAGACCCAGTGCCGGACTGAGTACATCCGTGAGTGGCCCTGAGGTCCCCGCAGTCCTACCCCAGCCCTCCCTGGGCTGGGAGTGGCCCTGGCCTGCCCCCTGCACCCTCCCCTCAGACTCCCTGCACCTTCCCTCTGTTGGTAGGGACTCAGAGAACCTGGGTTTAGGTCTCTGCCACTGAACTGTTCTGTCTGTCCACCTGCCCACTTGTCCACCTATCCACACACAGACAGAGGTGCTCAgcttcccatccatccatccccatCCCTCAGCCACCTATTCATCCCCCCATCCGTCactcatccctccatccatcacTCAtgcctccatccatccatcccccatCCATCCTGCTTcatcactcatccatccatccaccccccCCATCCATcactcatccatctatccatctgtcacttacccatccatccatgcattcactcattcattaaatatttctagTGCCCAGCAGAAGGTCTGGCTGCCCTGGTCATGTGGACACGAATGAGACCAGGCCCCTGCCCTCACACTGCTCATAGTCTTGAGGCTGACTCAGGGTGACTCTAGGGTTTTGGTTAGAGTGGGGACAGGAGGGGGCATGGGAGCTGGAGCAAGGCCAGGTAGGTGAGCATCCAAGACCCGGCCTATCCCAGTGGTTCATTGCCCCCTCCAGGTGCTGTTGGCCTCCTGACCGTCATCAGCAAGGGGTGCAGCTCGGCCTGTGTGGATGACTCACAGAGCTACTATGCAGGCGAGAAGAATGTCACGTGCTGCTCCACTGACCTCTGCAACGCCAGCGGGGCCCACGCCCTGCGGCCAGCTGCCATTAGCCTGGTGCTGCTCACTGCTCTTGGCAGCTTGCTGCTCTGGGGCCCTAGCCAGCTGTAGGATCCAGGAGGACCCCACCGTGTCCCATGCTGAGCAGTGGTGCTCAGGGTCCCAGGGGCACTCCTCACACACACCCGCCCAGTCGAGGCCCCTCCTGGACCCTAACTCAGTTCAGACCATGCCCCTCTGCCCTTTCCAGCCATCCCTGGCT
Above is a genomic segment from Equus asinus isolate D_3611 breed Donkey chromosome 12, EquAss-T2T_v2, whole genome shotgun sequence containing:
- the PSCA gene encoding prostate stem cell antigen, producing MKAVLLALLLTGLALQPGTALQCYSCTAQVKNQDCQNVQNCTSSETQCRTEYIRAVGLLTVISKGCSSACVDDSQSYYAGEKNVTCCSTDLCNASGAHALRPAAISLVLLTALGSLLLWGPSQL